The proteins below come from a single Dermacentor albipictus isolate Rhodes 1998 colony chromosome 7, USDA_Dalb.pri_finalv2, whole genome shotgun sequence genomic window:
- the LOC135899048 gene encoding oxaloacetate tautomerase FAHD1, mitochondrial-like: MRLSRFVEFGRKIICVGRNYREHAEELGHAVPKEPLLFMKPPTAYITEGQSIMIPRDCEELDHEVELGVVVGRRGSSIRAEEALDYVAGYVVALDMTDRQLQKQCQAQGHPWERAKGFDTSCPVGQFLPKESVSDPHALTLWCKVNGQQRQKGSTSHMLFTIQQLLEAASARFTLEPGDLLLTGTPSGVGPVRAGDVVEAGIEGLGQVRFPVEQQKPKQ; the protein is encoded by the exons ATGAGACTTAGCAGATTTGTGGAATTCGGCAGGAAGATTATATGCGTTGGAAGAAACTACAG agaGCATGCCGAGGAATTGGGCCATGCAGTGCCCAAAGAGCCGCTGCTGTTCATGAAGCCTCCAACAGCCTACATCACCGAAGGGCAGTCTATAATG ATTCCTAGGGACTGCGAGGAGCTAGATCACGAGGTCGAACTGGGTGTGGTTGTAGGGCGCCGAGGGTCTTCCATCCGCGCGGAAGAGGCACTCGACTACGTGGCGGGATATGTGGTCGCACTGGACATGACTGACCGACAGCTGCAGAAACAG TGCCAAGCCCAGGGCCACCCATGGGAGCGTGCCAAGGGCTTCGACACGTCCTGCCCCGTGGGGCAGTTCCTGCCCAAGGAGTCTGTGAGCGACCCGCACGCACTCACCCTCTGGTGCAAGGTCAACGGCCAACAGCGGCAGAAGGGCAGCACTTCGCACATGCTGTTCACCATCCAGCAGCTGCTGGAGGCGGCCAGCGCCCGCTTCACTCTCGAGCCCGGCGACCTTCTGCTCACTGGGACGCCCAGCGGCGTCGGGCCCGTGCGCGCTGGCGACGTCGTCGAGGCTGGCATCGAGGGGCTCGGGCAGGTCCGCTTCCCGGTTGAGCAGCAGAAGCCGAAGCAGTAG